A stretch of Bombus huntii isolate Logan2020A chromosome 7, iyBomHunt1.1, whole genome shotgun sequence DNA encodes these proteins:
- the LOC126867743 gene encoding AP-1 complex subunit sigma-2 isoform X2, producing the protein MMQFMLLFSRQGKLRLQKWYVAHPDKLKKKITRELITTILARKPKMSSFLEWKDVKVVYKRYASLYFCCAIEQNDNELLTLEIIHRYVELLDKYFGSVCELDIIFNFEKAYFILDELLVGGEIQETSKKNVLKAIAAQDLLQEEETPQGFFEDHGLG; encoded by the exons ATG ATGcaatttatgttattattcAGTCGTCAAGGAAAATTGCGTTTACAAAAGTGGTATGTGGCCCATCCTGataaattgaagaaaaagaTTACTCGAGAATTAATTACTACAATATTAGCACGAAAACCAAAAATGTCAAGTTTCTTAGAATGGAAGGATGTTAAGGTTGTCTATAAAAG ATATGccagtttatatttttgttgtgcaatagaacaaaatgatAATGAATTATTAACATTAGAAATTATACATCGTTATGTCGAACTATTGGATAAATACTTTGGAAGT GTTTGTGAACTAGATATAATTTTCAACTTTGAAAAAGCATATTTCATCTTAGACGAATTATTGGTTGGTGGTGAAATTCAAGAGACTAgcaaaaaaaatgttttaaaagcCATTGCAGCTCAGGATTTACTACAGGAG
- the LOC126867743 gene encoding AP-1 complex subunit sigma-2 isoform X4 encodes MMQFMLLFSRQGKLRLQKWYVAHPDKLKKKITRELITTILARKPKMSSFLEWKDVKVVYKRYASLYFCCAIEQNDNELLTLEIIHRYVELLDKYFGSVCELDIIFNFEKAYFILDELLVGGEIQETSKKNVLKAIAAQDLLQELMLCA; translated from the exons ATG ATGcaatttatgttattattcAGTCGTCAAGGAAAATTGCGTTTACAAAAGTGGTATGTGGCCCATCCTGataaattgaagaaaaagaTTACTCGAGAATTAATTACTACAATATTAGCACGAAAACCAAAAATGTCAAGTTTCTTAGAATGGAAGGATGTTAAGGTTGTCTATAAAAG ATATGccagtttatatttttgttgtgcaatagaacaaaatgatAATGAATTATTAACATTAGAAATTATACATCGTTATGTCGAACTATTGGATAAATACTTTGGAAGT GTTTGTGAACTAGATATAATTTTCAACTTTGAAAAAGCATATTTCATCTTAGACGAATTATTGGTTGGTGGTGAAATTCAAGAGACTAgcaaaaaaaatgttttaaaagcCATTGCAGCTCAGGATTTACTACAGGAG CTAATGCTGTGTGCATAG
- the LOC126867743 gene encoding AP-1 complex subunit sigma-2 isoform X3 — MMQFMLLFSRQGKLRLQKWYVAHPDKLKKKITRELITTILARKPKMSSFLEWKDVKVVYKRYASLYFCCAIEQNDNELLTLEIIHRYVELLDKYFGSVCELDIIFNFEKAYFILDELLVGGEIQETSKKNVLKAIAAQDLLQEDEAVEGALREIGLL; from the exons ATG ATGcaatttatgttattattcAGTCGTCAAGGAAAATTGCGTTTACAAAAGTGGTATGTGGCCCATCCTGataaattgaagaaaaagaTTACTCGAGAATTAATTACTACAATATTAGCACGAAAACCAAAAATGTCAAGTTTCTTAGAATGGAAGGATGTTAAGGTTGTCTATAAAAG ATATGccagtttatatttttgttgtgcaatagaacaaaatgatAATGAATTATTAACATTAGAAATTATACATCGTTATGTCGAACTATTGGATAAATACTTTGGAAGT GTTTGTGAACTAGATATAATTTTCAACTTTGAAAAAGCATATTTCATCTTAGACGAATTATTGGTTGGTGGTGAAATTCAAGAGACTAgcaaaaaaaatgttttaaaagcCATTGCAGCTCAGGATTTACTACAGGAG